One stretch of Erythrolamprus reginae isolate rEryReg1 chromosome 7, rEryReg1.hap1, whole genome shotgun sequence DNA includes these proteins:
- the LOC139169922 gene encoding tigger transposable element-derived protein 1-like: MDETGLFWKRMPSRTFLMQDEAKAPGFKAMKDRVTLVMCGNAAGFLLKPGLIYKSRNPRALKNRNKNALPVYWMHNPKAWITKPLTRDWFHQCFIPQVQVYLAGKGLNFKVLLLMDNAGGHDDLAHEHDGVQVEFLPPNTTSLIQPMDQGVIRAFKALYTRNSLGSIVEAMDGDENFTLKAYWRQYTIASCLKNIQSALMDMKSQTMNACWRKLWPEVVHDHRGFAPEEIQDAAVQNSVKLAQALGGEGFVDMTPEEVNGLLDEHGLPLTDRDLEELTRSASEEEEEEGAEESEEEEDVGLTIERLAEMNRAAANLQRMAELWDPNMTHSIHFKASLDNTIAPYRAMLAKQKKMRQQLPITMFVMKTTRSVTPSPAASIVDMVIEEDPDLS, from the coding sequence atggacgaaacaggcctgttctggaagaggatgccttcaaggactttcttgatgcaagatgaagccaaagcccctggctttaaggccatgaaagatcgggtgactttggtcatgtgtgggaatgcagcaggctttttgctgaagccagggctaatctataagtcacgaaatccaagagccctcaagaacagaaataagaatgcattgccagtgtactggatgcataatcctaaagcatggattacaaaacccctcacgcgggactggtttcatcagtgcttcatcccacaggtgcaggtgtatttggctggcaaaggactcaatttcaaagtgcttctcctaatggacaatgctggaggtcatgatgacctggcacatgaacatgatggggtgcaagttgaattcttgccaccaaacaccacatcacttatccagccgatggatcaaggtgttatccgcgcatttaaggcactgtacacgcgcaattctcttggaagcatcgtggaagcaatggatggtgatgaaaacttcacattgaaggcctactggcgtcagtacacaattgcatcttgtctgaagaacattcagagtgccttaatggatatgaagtcacagacaatgaatgcctgctggaggaaattgtggccagaagtggtgcatgatcacaggggatttgctcccgaagaaattcaagatgctgcagtccagaactctgtgaagctggcacaggcactgggtggagaaggcttcgttgacatgacaccagaggaagtcaatggtttgcttgatgagcatggcctaccgctgacagacagagatctggaggagctgaccaggtcagcgagtgaagaagaggaggaagagggagctgaagaatctgaggaagaagaagatgttggcctaacgattgagcggcttgcagaaatgaacagagctgctgcaaatctccaacgcatggcggaactttgggatcccaacatgactcactctatacactttaaggcctcccttgacaacaccattgcaccatacagagccatgttagccaagcaaaagaaaatgcgccaacaactgcccataactatgtttgtcatgAAAACCAcaaggtctgtcacaccatcacctgcagcgtccattgtagacatggtgatagaagaagatcccgatttatcctag